The Pseudomonas fragi DNA window AAGATCAACACCCTGACTGTCATTCCGACTCTCCCTTACGGCGATAGATGGACTGAGGTTGACCTTAGACCGTCACGGGCCTGCGGTCTAGGCGACTGATCCAGACAGCAAACACAATCACCAGCCCACCGATGAACAGTCGTCCCAACGGTTCATGCTGGTTCCAGATCAGAAGGTTGAGCAGCAAGCCCACCGGCACATGCAAATTGTTCATCACCGCCAGAGTGCCGCCGCTGACCAGGCAGGCGCCCTTGTTCCACCAATAAAGCCCCAACGCGGTGGACACCAGGCCCAGAAACACCAGCACCCCCCACTGCAGAGGGGCCTCGGGCAGAAAGTTGGCCTTGCCGAACAACAAGAATGCCGGCAGCACCACCGCCAGCGCGCCAAGGTAAAAGAAACCGAACCGCCGGTAATGGGGCAAGTCGCTCGGGTAGCGCGCCACCAGACGGCGGTACAAGACCTGCCCGGCGGCATAGGTGAAGTTGGCCAGTTGCAGCAGCAGAAAACCTTTGAAGAAATCCGGGCTGATACTGTCAAACCGAATCACTGCAGCACCCGCCACGGCCACCAGCGCGGCGACCAGGGCCCAGGGGTTGAACCGACGGTTAAGGGCATCCTCGATCAGGGTCACATGCAGCGGTGTCAGAATGGTGAACAACAACACCTCCGGCACCGTAAGCACCCGAAAACTCAAGTACAGGCAGACGTAGGTAATGCCGAACTGCAGCGCCCCGATCAATAACATGCCGCGCATGAAGCCGGGTTCGACCTGACGCCAGCGCGTCAGCGGGATAAACACCAGCCCCGCCAGCACCACTCGCACCAGTACTGCAAAGTAACTGTCGACGTGCCCCGCCAGATACTCGCCAATCAAACTGAAGGAAAACGCCTGGATCAGGGTGACAAATAACAGATAGCCCATGTATCTCTCGCTCAAAAAACCTTGGTCGCCTGTTCGATCACGCCGCAGCGAGCCCGAAGGAATGCGCGACCTTAGCCGGTTTGCCGGGGAAGTAAAATGCTGGCTTGGCAATGTCGCCTGTTTAAAGGCGATTGGCCAAGCGACCAACCCGGGTTAGAAATCCGTCAGGCGCTTCCACGCCTGCAACGCATCGGCACTCAACGGACGAAACAGCCCCGGGTTATGAAAGAGTGCCTGCTGGATATCCTCGAGGCTCATGCTGGCATTTTGTGTCATAAAGGGCGCCAACTGGCCATGCCAGAGGGTGCCGTCCTGGCTGAAGTAACTACTTTTGTAGGGGCGATCCGGATAGATTTGCGTGTAAAGCTTCTGTGCAAAGTAGTCCACCAGGCATTCGTCATAATTGACCTCGGCACCGGACACAGCCTGCAACCCAATATGACGGTGGGAGGCCGCATGCACATATTCATGTACCACCGTGGAGCGCACCTTGTCGGTATCGACCAGCCCATTGACCACGAAATCCGGATGATCCGTGGCGATATATATGCGCCCTTGGGGCGAGGTCCAGGCTACCGGATTGGCTTTGGCAGAAGATGAATCGTAGGGAATACCCATTTTCCCTGCCAGATCATTGCCCGTTGTCGAAATCACCCTGATCCCTTCCAGTTTGACGTGCCATTGGGTATGGATCTGCTGCTCGATGCGTTTGAAGTCGATAGCTCTTTCAACCTGCCAGGGTGTAGCCGCCGGCAGGTTGTTGAGGTTGCGGTAAAACTGCGGCCCTTCGGGATCCGGAACAAACATGACCTCGGCCCCGCCTTGCCATTTTGACCTTGGCCTGGGCTGCAGGCGGATCCCGGGATCTATTTCCCACACACCTGAGGCCAGGCCCTGGACGGGGCGAAAAGTCACAAAAGGGCCAGGTTGTTCACCATCGGCATGCAACTGCCAAAACCTGTTTCTGATCTGCACCACTTCATACACCTGCGGCGGCTCGCCAGCCGTTATCCAGGACCGGCTATTGTGCGTGTAAACACCGGGTGCCGAGCCTGGCACCAGCCCCGGCAACGAGATATCACTGCGTGTGTAGGCGTTCATGTCGGCCAACGTGGCCTGGCCACCGTGACCCGGCAGGGCCCAGGTGTGCAAAGTGCCAGTTTCAAATGACTCCTTACCCCCGCCCCTGATCCCTCTTCTTCTCCAGAGCCCCCCCGCTCCGGCATCGGGTTTGGCAATCAGCCCGCTGCTGAGCAGTTGCGACGGGTTGTCAGGGTTACTGATTCGCAGCCTGTAATAGCCATCAGGCAAGTCAGGGCTGGCGGGCACGACATACCTTTGCTGGTTGAATCGCACAACCCGCACCCTCGATGCCAGCTGCGGCCCATAGGGCAGGCCGGAAACAGGATCGAGCAGGTGGTAACGTGGGGCATCCGCGCTGCCCGTGTTGCGCACCGGCACATTGTCGATGCCGTTGACCCTGCGTAGCTGATCACCTGGCGGCGGTGACTTCCACAGCGCGGGGTCATCGACCGTCACCAGCCCGCGGCGAGTGTCATAGCGGGCCACACTTGAGCGCCTGGCGGCTTGATTGTAGTGCTCCAGCCCCCGGCTGGCCAGGCTGCGGCCGCCCATCAAAACCTTGATGCGGCCCCATTTGAGCAACTGGGACAGGCCGTCGGCCGGGTTGAACTCTTGCGCCAGAGCCACCAGCAGAGTTCTGGTGAGCCTTCCCAGCCGTGGCAGCGCGGGCTTGAAACCCAGTTTTCCGGCTGTTTTCAGGATGCGTACCGCGCCACCGACAAACCGGGCCACGGGCAGGAAAAACAGCAGGTCGAAAACCAGCCCCAGCCTGCCCTCAGCCATGCGTTTCTGGTCGCCAGACAGCAGGTCGTCAAAAGTCCCCCAGAACGGGGTAATCGACTTTAGCAGCTGCACGGCCGGATGAGCCTGGTCAAACGCCGTCACGCCCCGGGCTGCCGCGCGGGCCTGATCCCTGTCGATATAGAGAGGGGCCAACATGGCAATCTGCTTGCTGCGCGCGGAACAAAACGTATTGGGCAGCGTAC harbors:
- a CDS encoding carboxylate/amino acid/amine transporter, encoding MGYLLFVTLIQAFSFSLIGEYLAGHVDSYFAVLVRVVLAGLVFIPLTRWRQVEPGFMRGMLLIGALQFGITYVCLYLSFRVLTVPEVLLFTILTPLHVTLIEDALNRRFNPWALVAALVAVAGAAVIRFDSISPDFFKGFLLLQLANFTYAAGQVLYRRLVARYPSDLPHYRRFGFFYLGALAVVLPAFLLFGKANFLPEAPLQWGVLVFLGLVSTALGLYWWNKGACLVSGGTLAVMNNLHVPVGLLLNLLIWNQHEPLGRLFIGGLVIVFAVWISRLDRRPVTV